The Cystobacter ferrugineus genome includes a window with the following:
- a CDS encoding sigma-54-dependent Fis family transcriptional regulator: protein MLKLVEPGPRLWERFVSGAIEAEERAHSLLRRWSRAVELGAKADGPSHSEGVSDAELHSRRESLTERCVDAVQLVSRLATETSASAFRAVLSDAEGVVVLARGGVGASQRSADTSRLVEGARWAESTRGTNAIGTAIAEGEAVAVVGRAHLEERNHGLACYAAPIRDPFGELVAVLDVSGDVTHANPLLEALVLASAHAAEQSLRLRGYEEMLAGGRRSLEARLAGSASLLVEAPGVVRQVSADAAARLGLPPEGVMGRAVEDVLSLSWKVLVEAALGGRPCRVSGMRLHPVPHFDARGRPLALAIFVERDIPQARPAGLLPGSFNVLLGSDPALRDAKQRAARVAGSPLPVLLLAETGTGKELLARAIHEASGNASGPFLALNCGAMPAGLLEAELFGHAPGAFTGALAAGSKGKLGVVDGGTLFLDEIGEMPESLQALLLRVLDDGHYFRLGETKPRESRFRLISATCRDLPAMVEAGKFRRDLYYRIRGAVLSLPPLRRRTDKTELAHALVEKIARAQGREVPPLCPETERLIEAHAWPGNVREMKSALAHALALSGEGEPLAPEHLPGDVVEPPGAAAMHEGGGRKAAEARALREAMAAANGNLSEAARRLGVARSTLYRMLGRQHLDQRRAVPRGADVGWDAEESG, encoded by the coding sequence ATGCTCAAACTGGTCGAGCCAGGGCCACGACTCTGGGAGCGGTTCGTGTCGGGGGCCATCGAAGCGGAGGAGCGAGCGCACTCCCTGCTTCGCCGGTGGTCGCGGGCGGTGGAGCTGGGAGCAAAGGCAGACGGCCCCTCGCACTCCGAAGGAGTCTCCGATGCCGAGCTCCATTCCCGGCGTGAGTCCCTGACCGAGCGATGCGTGGATGCGGTCCAGCTCGTGTCGCGGCTCGCCACGGAGACGAGTGCCTCGGCGTTCCGCGCGGTCCTCAGCGATGCGGAAGGAGTCGTGGTGCTCGCACGGGGCGGCGTCGGCGCGTCCCAGCGCTCGGCGGACACGTCGCGGCTGGTGGAGGGCGCGCGCTGGGCGGAGAGCACGCGCGGCACGAATGCCATTGGGACCGCGATCGCGGAGGGCGAGGCGGTGGCGGTGGTGGGGCGCGCGCACCTCGAGGAGCGCAACCATGGTCTGGCCTGCTACGCGGCACCGATTCGCGATCCCTTCGGCGAGCTCGTCGCCGTGCTGGATGTGAGTGGCGACGTGACCCATGCCAACCCGTTGCTCGAGGCGCTGGTGCTCGCATCCGCGCACGCCGCCGAGCAGTCGCTCCGGTTGCGCGGCTATGAGGAGATGCTCGCGGGGGGCCGCCGGAGTCTCGAGGCCCGGCTCGCGGGCTCCGCGTCACTCCTGGTCGAGGCGCCCGGCGTGGTCAGACAGGTGAGCGCGGATGCGGCGGCGAGGCTCGGTCTCCCCCCCGAGGGCGTGATGGGACGGGCCGTCGAGGACGTTCTCTCGCTGTCGTGGAAGGTGCTCGTGGAGGCGGCCCTGGGCGGCAGACCGTGCCGCGTCTCCGGCATGCGCCTTCACCCCGTGCCACACTTCGACGCGCGCGGACGCCCGCTCGCGCTCGCCATCTTCGTCGAACGCGACATTCCCCAGGCACGCCCGGCGGGTCTGCTGCCGGGCTCGTTCAACGTGCTCCTGGGAAGCGATCCGGCGCTGCGGGACGCGAAGCAGCGGGCGGCCCGGGTCGCGGGGAGCCCGCTCCCGGTCCTGTTGCTCGCCGAGACGGGCACAGGCAAGGAGCTGCTCGCGCGCGCCATTCACGAGGCGAGTGGCAACGCCTCCGGTCCCTTCCTCGCGCTCAACTGCGGGGCGATGCCCGCGGGGCTGCTCGAGGCCGAGCTGTTCGGCCACGCACCGGGTGCCTTCACCGGCGCGCTCGCCGCCGGAAGCAAGGGCAAGCTCGGCGTGGTCGATGGGGGAACGCTGTTCCTCGACGAGATCGGCGAGATGCCCGAGTCGTTGCAGGCGCTCCTGCTCCGGGTGCTCGATGATGGCCACTACTTCCGGCTGGGTGAGACGAAGCCGCGGGAGTCGCGATTCCGGCTCATCAGCGCCACCTGCCGCGACCTGCCCGCGATGGTGGAGGCGGGGAAGTTCCGCCGCGACCTCTACTACCGCATCCGCGGCGCGGTGCTCTCCCTGCCGCCCCTGCGCCGCAGGACGGACAAGACCGAGCTGGCGCACGCTCTCGTGGAGAAGATCGCCCGGGCGCAGGGCCGCGAGGTGCCTCCGCTGTGTCCCGAGACCGAGCGGCTCATCGAGGCGCACGCGTGGCCGGGGAACGTGCGTGAGATGAAGTCCGCGCTCGCGCATGCCCTCGCGCTCTCGGGCGAGGGTGAGCCGCTCGCGCCCGAGCACCTCCCCGGGGATGTCGTGGAACCGCCCGGCGCGGCGGCGATGCACGAGGGGGGAGGCAGGAAGGCCGCGGAGGCCCGCGCGCTGCGCGAGGCGATGGCCGCCGCGAACGGCAACCTCAGCGAGGCGGCGCGGCGCCTCGGCGTGGCGCGGAGCACGCTCTACCGGATGCTCGGACGACAACACCTCGATCAGAGGAGAGCCGTGCCGCGGGGAGCGGACGTGGGCTGGGACGCGGAGGAGAGCGGCTGA
- a CDS encoding sigma 54-interacting transcriptional regulator produces MEQNGSTLKPSGILGDKHAAEERVPGLLRLFAAGTAMAVALPLKDGELELGRGSPVLGEAQDPRMSRRHARIKFDGRRFWVTDLGSQNGTVVDGEPTPAQSPREAQRVIRMGDSLFVPCADVGPLERRGVVTREGFIRGPAMQGLLEEVTRAARLGFPLHIHGESGTGKEGVARAFHESGPRSAGPFVAVNCAAIPQSIAERLLFGARRGAYSGADADAPGYLQTADGGTLFLDEVVELDLAVQAKLLRALETKEVLALGAAKPKTVDIHICSASNRDLRALVAAGKLREDLYFRIGRPEVTLPPLRQRPEELALLLQREVRQVAPTLGLHLSFVEACLLRPWPGNVRELLVEARGAIQAALMQDAPRVEARHLSPKAGTAFGTGAAPPPPSTPPPELPEPPREAPSRARPLDDDERTRIEQALRQHGGNVAATARALGMHRTQLRRLLERHAIAAPPDSE; encoded by the coding sequence GATGGCGGTGGCCCTGCCGTTGAAGGACGGGGAGCTGGAGCTGGGACGAGGATCCCCCGTGCTGGGCGAGGCGCAGGATCCCCGGATGTCCCGCCGCCACGCGCGGATCAAGTTCGACGGGCGGCGCTTCTGGGTGACCGATCTCGGCAGCCAGAATGGCACCGTCGTGGATGGGGAGCCCACCCCCGCCCAGTCGCCTCGCGAGGCACAGCGCGTCATCCGCATGGGGGACTCGCTCTTCGTGCCCTGCGCGGATGTGGGGCCACTGGAGCGGCGCGGGGTGGTGACACGGGAAGGCTTCATCCGGGGCCCGGCCATGCAGGGGCTGCTCGAGGAGGTCACCCGCGCGGCCCGGCTCGGCTTCCCGCTGCACATCCATGGCGAGAGCGGCACGGGCAAGGAGGGCGTGGCACGCGCCTTCCACGAGAGCGGGCCGCGGAGCGCGGGGCCCTTCGTGGCGGTCAACTGCGCGGCCATTCCCCAGAGCATCGCCGAGCGGCTGCTCTTCGGCGCCAGGCGCGGCGCCTACTCGGGGGCCGATGCCGATGCCCCGGGCTACCTCCAGACGGCGGATGGCGGAACGCTCTTCCTCGACGAGGTGGTGGAGCTGGACCTGGCGGTGCAGGCCAAGCTGCTGCGGGCGCTCGAGACCAAGGAGGTCCTCGCCCTGGGCGCGGCGAAGCCGAAGACGGTGGACATCCACATCTGCTCCGCGAGCAACAGGGATCTGCGCGCGCTCGTGGCCGCCGGCAAGCTGCGCGAGGATCTGTACTTCCGCATCGGCCGCCCGGAGGTGACGTTGCCGCCCCTGCGCCAGCGCCCCGAGGAGCTGGCCCTGCTGCTCCAGCGCGAGGTGCGGCAGGTGGCCCCCACGCTGGGGCTGCACCTCTCCTTCGTGGAGGCGTGTCTGCTGCGGCCCTGGCCGGGCAACGTCCGGGAGCTGCTGGTCGAGGCCCGCGGCGCCATCCAGGCGGCGCTCATGCAGGACGCCCCGCGCGTGGAGGCTCGCCACCTGAGTCCGAAAGCCGGCACCGCGTTCGGCACCGGGGCCGCGCCGCCTCCGCCGTCCACGCCGCCACCGGAGCTACCCGAGCCCCCGCGTGAGGCCCCCTCTCGGGCCCGGCCGCTCGATGACGACGAGCGGACCCGCATCGAGCAGGCCCTGCGGCAACACGGGGGCAACGTGGCCGCCACGGCCCGGGCACTCGGCATGCACCGCACCCAGTTGCGGCGTTTGCTCGAGCGCCATGCGATCGCCGCTCCTCCCGACAGCGAATAG
- the exaC gene encoding acetaldehyde dehydrogenase ExaC, translating to MSSKVYAAPNTSGSPVQFKSRYANYIGGEWTPPKRGQYFENITPVTGRVFCEVPRSDASDIEAALDAAHRAKTAWGKTSPTERAVILNKIADRIEQNLEKLAIAETWDNGKPIRETLAADLPLTVDHFRYFAGCIRAQEGSLSELDADTVAYHFHEPLGVVAQIIPWNFPLLMAAWKLAPALAAGNAVVLKPAEQTPVSILLLAELVGDLLPPGVLNIVNGFGVEAGKPLAMNKRVAKVAFTGETTTGRLIMQYASENLIPVTLELGGKSPNIFFDDIFARNDDFADKAMEGFTLFALNQGEVCTCPSRALVSEKIHAEFLERAIERTKKIKTGNPLDTATMIGAQASNDQLEKILSYVDIGKQEGAKLLLGGERLRHGGDLENGYYVAPTIFQGHNRMRIFQEEIFGPVVSVTSFKDVDDALKIANDTLYGLGAGVWTRDASTAYRVGREVQAGRVWTNCYHQYPAHAAFGGYKQSGIGRENHRMMLSHYQQTKNLLVSYSPKALGFF from the coding sequence ATGTCCAGCAAGGTGTACGCCGCCCCCAACACGTCGGGTTCGCCGGTCCAGTTCAAGTCCCGCTACGCCAACTACATCGGGGGTGAGTGGACACCGCCCAAGCGGGGCCAGTACTTCGAGAACATCACGCCGGTCACCGGCCGCGTGTTCTGTGAGGTTCCCCGCTCGGATGCGAGCGACATCGAGGCCGCGCTCGACGCCGCGCACCGCGCGAAGACGGCCTGGGGGAAGACCTCGCCCACCGAGCGCGCGGTCATCCTCAACAAGATCGCCGACCGCATCGAGCAGAACCTCGAGAAGCTCGCGATCGCGGAGACGTGGGACAACGGCAAGCCGATCCGCGAGACGCTCGCCGCCGACCTGCCGCTGACGGTGGACCACTTCCGCTACTTCGCCGGCTGCATCCGCGCGCAGGAGGGCAGCCTGTCGGAGCTGGACGCGGACACGGTCGCCTATCACTTCCACGAGCCACTCGGCGTGGTGGCGCAGATCATCCCCTGGAACTTCCCGCTGCTCATGGCCGCGTGGAAGCTCGCCCCGGCGCTCGCCGCGGGCAACGCGGTGGTGCTCAAGCCGGCGGAGCAGACCCCCGTGTCGATCCTCCTGCTCGCGGAGCTCGTGGGCGATCTGCTCCCGCCCGGCGTGCTCAACATCGTGAACGGCTTTGGCGTGGAGGCGGGCAAGCCGCTCGCCATGAACAAGCGCGTGGCGAAGGTGGCCTTCACCGGCGAGACCACCACCGGACGGCTCATCATGCAGTACGCGAGCGAGAACCTGATTCCCGTGACGCTCGAGCTGGGCGGCAAGTCGCCCAACATCTTCTTCGACGACATCTTCGCGAGGAACGATGACTTCGCGGACAAGGCCATGGAGGGCTTCACCCTGTTCGCCCTCAACCAGGGCGAGGTCTGCACCTGCCCCTCGCGCGCGCTCGTCAGCGAGAAGATCCACGCGGAGTTCCTGGAGCGGGCGATCGAGCGCACGAAGAAGATCAAGACGGGCAACCCGCTCGACACCGCCACGATGATTGGCGCCCAGGCGTCCAACGATCAGCTCGAGAAGATCCTCTCGTACGTGGACATCGGCAAGCAGGAGGGCGCGAAGCTGCTGCTCGGCGGTGAGCGGCTGCGCCACGGCGGCGACCTGGAGAACGGCTACTACGTCGCGCCCACCATCTTCCAGGGCCACAACCGGATGCGGATCTTCCAGGAGGAGATCTTCGGACCGGTCGTCTCCGTCACGTCATTCAAGGACGTGGACGATGCGCTGAAGATCGCGAACGACACGCTGTACGGCCTCGGCGCTGGCGTGTGGACCCGCGACGCGTCGACCGCGTACCGCGTCGGCCGCGAGGTGCAGGCCGGCCGCGTCTGGACCAACTGCTACCACCAGTACCCGGCGCACGCGGCCTTCGGGGGCTACAAGCAGTCCGGCATCGGCCGTGAGAACCACCGGATGATGTTGAGCCACTACCAGCAGACCAAGAACCTGCTCGTCAGCTACTCCCCCAAGGCATTGGGCTTCTTCTAG
- a CDS encoding HD domain-containing protein yields the protein MQRVVEFILELDKLKGVTRKTRPLGLERYENSAEHSWQIALMAISLAHHAGTALDISRVVGMLLVHDIGEIDTGDTLVYAEGGWEERKAAELAAVKRIFGMLPPRQGEAFLALWQEFEQGDTPEARFAQAVDRAMPVLLNLANAGQSWRENGVSHERVVRRIAPPIKAGCPALWDYLEVRLEAARQKGWFGA from the coding sequence ATGCAACGGGTCGTCGAGTTCATTCTGGAACTGGACAAGCTCAAGGGAGTGACGCGCAAAACCCGTCCGCTGGGCCTCGAGCGCTATGAGAACTCGGCGGAGCACAGCTGGCAGATCGCGCTGATGGCCATCTCGCTGGCGCACCATGCCGGGACCGCCCTCGATATCAGCCGGGTGGTCGGCATGCTGCTGGTGCACGACATTGGGGAGATCGATACCGGCGACACCCTGGTGTACGCCGAGGGCGGCTGGGAGGAGCGCAAGGCGGCCGAGCTGGCGGCGGTGAAGCGGATTTTCGGGATGCTGCCGCCACGGCAAGGCGAGGCATTCCTGGCGCTGTGGCAGGAGTTCGAACAGGGTGACACGCCGGAGGCCCGTTTCGCCCAGGCCGTGGACCGGGCCATGCCGGTCCTGCTGAACCTCGCCAACGCGGGTCAAAGCTGGCGCGAGAATGGCGTCAGCCATGAGCGCGTGGTGCGCCGGATCGCTCCGCCGATCAAGGCGGGCTGTCCGGCCTTGTGGGACTATCTGGAAGTCCGGCTCGAAGCGGCTCGCCAGAAGGGCTGGTTCGGTGCCTGA
- the grxC gene encoding glutaredoxin 3, whose protein sequence is MSLVKIYTKSTCPYSRRARQLLDAKGVQYEEKVIDINPALRAEMIAASNGKTTTPQVFIAGRHIGGSDELLELEHSGELDVLLADSSAQPSA, encoded by the coding sequence ATGAGCCTCGTCAAGATCTACACGAAGTCCACCTGCCCCTATTCGCGGCGGGCCAGGCAGCTCCTCGATGCGAAGGGCGTGCAGTACGAGGAGAAGGTCATCGACATCAACCCCGCCCTGCGGGCCGAGATGATCGCCGCATCGAATGGGAAGACGACCACGCCCCAGGTCTTCATCGCGGGCCGCCACATCGGCGGCAGCGACGAGTTGCTGGAGCTGGAGCACTCGGGCGAGCTCGATGTGCTGCTCGCGGATTCGAGCGCCCAACCGAGCGCCTGA
- a CDS encoding amino acid adenylation domain-containing protein, which produces MIVLDEKNLIHKKFNETKREFPMDKCLPDLLWEQVRAQPHGVAVVYENEVLTYRELAERSSELAVYLQHLGVALDECVGMFVEPSIELMVGAWGILFSGGAYLPLSPEYPEERLRYMIEDSRAKVIFAQEGLEKRLTELAPRGTRIVTLKDAAEFTRSRSVRGTRESDIGLRPNNLAYIIYTSGSTGKPKGVMIEHRSIVNQMHWLKTVYKLNHEKVVLQKTPMSFDAAQWEILAPSSGSKVVMGAPGVYRDPGRLIETIARHGVTTLQCVPTLLQALLDTEELHHCKSLTQIFSGGEALTRTLARQCLKTMPGCDLVNLYGPTECTINSSAFTVDQATVKEGPNTISIGRPVHNTQYYILDPHRAPVGVGEIGELFIGGDQLARGYLHRPDLTADRFIDNPFSTDPRNARLYKTGDLAFWNPDGSVQFAGRTDNQVKLRGFRVELDEIKVAIETHDWVKNAAVIVKKDPHTGFQNLISFIELNPKEAALMDQGNHGAHHQSKKSKLQVKAQLSNMGCRDVEELHGKQVVDLPGKTPTEEQRRLVFARKTYRFYEGGEVTREDLLRLLAGRVSGTVSRGLDTLSFAELGELLRYFGQYLSEERLLPKYGYASPGALCATQMYFELDNVGGLKPGYYYYHPVHHQLFLIREKAGQAAAQVKIHFMGKKRAIQPVYKNNIQEVLKIETGHMVGLFEKVLPHYGLGIRDLEYAPTTREHLECADEDYYLGTFELVPYAGTQPDDSLEIYVQAHPGRISDLPAGQYQYKDGDLERISDELVLKKHVIAINQRVYEDASFGITVISRTREDWMRYVELGRKLQHLQMNDLHFGFMSSGYSSKSGNDLPSAKRMESILRACGRESGPSYFFVGGRVSQEQMLSEGMKEDSVHMKGPAELIKDDLVNFLPDYMVPNRVIVLDKMPLTANGKIDFKALEKTNVEFVERPFVAPRTATEERIGALWMKEMKRDSVSVQDDFFEAGGNSLIAVALINKINKEFRTSLPLQVVFECPTIEKLALKVDGGKAEPSSRLVRLQGEGTKKPIYCWPGLGGYTMNLRLLASKMGADRPFYGVQAHGINKDETPYSTIKEMAAEDVKLIKRLQPVGPYTLWGYSFGARVAFETAYQLEQAGERVEHLFLIAPGSPKVRTQDASIHGNEPAYTNKAYVTILFSVFAGSITDPALDECLKVAKDEESFAAFISRRLENLDPDLVKRIIKIVAQTYEFKYEFRELAERKLSAPITIFKAQGDDYSFIENQSGYSATAPVVMDLEADHYGMLKEPSIGELLKMIRYRLRTEG; this is translated from the coding sequence TTGATCGTTCTGGATGAGAAGAACCTGATTCACAAGAAGTTCAACGAAACGAAGCGCGAATTTCCCATGGACAAATGCCTGCCCGATCTACTCTGGGAGCAGGTGCGGGCACAGCCCCATGGCGTGGCGGTTGTCTATGAGAATGAAGTTCTCACCTACCGCGAGCTCGCGGAGCGCAGCTCGGAACTGGCGGTCTACCTGCAACACCTCGGCGTGGCGCTGGACGAGTGCGTCGGGATGTTCGTCGAGCCATCGATCGAATTGATGGTGGGCGCCTGGGGAATCCTGTTCTCCGGCGGAGCCTATCTGCCGCTGTCGCCGGAGTATCCCGAGGAGCGGCTGCGCTACATGATCGAGGACAGCCGCGCGAAGGTCATCTTCGCCCAGGAGGGGCTCGAGAAGCGGCTCACGGAGCTGGCGCCGCGGGGAACCCGGATCGTCACCCTGAAGGACGCGGCGGAGTTCACCCGCTCGCGCTCGGTGCGCGGCACGCGCGAGTCCGACATCGGGCTGCGCCCGAACAACCTGGCGTACATCATCTACACCTCCGGCAGCACCGGCAAGCCGAAGGGAGTGATGATCGAGCATCGCAGCATCGTCAATCAGATGCACTGGCTGAAGACCGTCTACAAGCTGAACCATGAGAAGGTCGTTCTCCAGAAGACCCCCATGAGTTTCGATGCGGCGCAATGGGAGATCCTGGCTCCCAGCTCCGGCAGCAAGGTCGTCATGGGCGCCCCTGGGGTGTACCGAGACCCCGGCAGGCTGATCGAGACCATCGCCCGGCACGGGGTGACCACGCTGCAGTGCGTGCCGACGTTGCTGCAAGCCCTTCTGGACACCGAGGAGCTTCACCACTGCAAGTCGCTCACGCAGATCTTCAGCGGAGGGGAGGCCCTGACGAGGACGCTCGCGCGTCAGTGCCTCAAGACGATGCCGGGGTGCGATCTGGTCAATCTCTACGGGCCCACCGAGTGCACCATCAATTCGTCCGCCTTCACCGTCGACCAGGCCACCGTCAAGGAGGGTCCGAATACGATCTCGATCGGTAGGCCCGTGCACAACACGCAGTACTACATTCTCGACCCGCACCGCGCGCCGGTGGGCGTGGGGGAGATCGGCGAGCTGTTCATCGGTGGAGACCAGCTCGCGCGAGGCTACCTGCACCGTCCGGACCTGACTGCGGACAGGTTCATCGACAACCCGTTCAGCACGGACCCTCGGAACGCCAGGCTGTACAAGACCGGTGACCTGGCCTTCTGGAACCCCGATGGCTCCGTCCAGTTCGCTGGCCGGACGGACAACCAGGTGAAGCTGCGCGGCTTCCGCGTCGAGTTGGACGAGATCAAGGTGGCCATCGAGACCCATGACTGGGTCAAGAACGCGGCGGTCATCGTCAAGAAGGACCCCCACACCGGCTTCCAGAACCTGATCTCCTTCATCGAGCTGAACCCGAAGGAAGCAGCGCTGATGGATCAGGGCAATCATGGTGCCCACCACCAGTCGAAGAAAAGCAAGCTCCAGGTCAAGGCGCAGCTGTCGAACATGGGATGCCGGGACGTCGAGGAGCTGCACGGCAAGCAGGTGGTCGACCTCCCCGGCAAGACGCCCACCGAGGAGCAGCGGCGCCTGGTGTTCGCGCGCAAGACGTACCGGTTCTACGAGGGCGGAGAAGTCACGCGGGAAGACCTCCTGCGGCTGCTCGCCGGGCGGGTCTCGGGCACGGTTTCCCGTGGCCTGGACACGCTGAGCTTCGCCGAACTCGGAGAACTCTTGAGGTACTTCGGACAGTACCTCAGTGAGGAACGGCTGCTGCCGAAGTACGGCTATGCGTCACCCGGGGCGCTGTGCGCGACGCAGATGTACTTCGAGCTGGACAACGTGGGGGGCCTGAAGCCGGGGTACTACTACTACCACCCCGTGCACCACCAGTTGTTCCTGATCCGGGAGAAGGCCGGGCAGGCCGCGGCACAGGTCAAGATCCACTTCATGGGGAAGAAGCGGGCCATCCAGCCCGTCTACAAGAACAACATCCAGGAGGTCCTCAAGATCGAAACCGGCCACATGGTCGGTCTGTTCGAGAAGGTCCTCCCCCACTACGGGCTGGGCATCCGGGATCTCGAGTACGCGCCCACCACGAGGGAGCATCTGGAGTGCGCTGACGAGGACTACTACCTCGGTACGTTCGAGCTCGTCCCGTATGCGGGAACACAGCCGGACGACTCGCTGGAGATCTACGTCCAGGCCCACCCTGGGAGGATCTCCGACCTGCCGGCGGGCCAGTACCAATACAAGGACGGTGACCTGGAGAGGATCTCGGATGAGCTCGTCCTGAAGAAGCACGTGATCGCCATCAACCAGCGGGTCTACGAGGACGCGAGCTTCGGGATCACGGTGATCAGCAGGACCCGCGAGGACTGGATGCGCTACGTCGAGCTCGGCAGGAAGCTCCAGCACCTGCAGATGAACGACCTCCACTTCGGGTTCATGTCCTCGGGGTATAGCTCCAAGAGCGGCAATGATCTGCCGTCGGCCAAGCGGATGGAGAGCATCCTGAGGGCCTGCGGCCGGGAGTCGGGGCCTTCCTACTTCTTCGTCGGTGGCCGCGTCAGCCAGGAGCAGATGCTCAGCGAGGGAATGAAGGAAGACTCCGTCCACATGAAGGGCCCTGCGGAGCTGATCAAGGACGACCTGGTCAACTTCCTGCCCGACTACATGGTGCCCAACCGGGTCATCGTCCTGGACAAGATGCCCCTCACCGCCAACGGGAAGATCGACTTCAAGGCGTTGGAGAAGACGAATGTGGAGTTCGTCGAGCGGCCGTTCGTCGCGCCGCGGACGGCGACCGAGGAGCGGATCGGCGCCCTCTGGATGAAGGAGATGAAGCGGGACAGCGTCTCCGTACAGGACGACTTCTTCGAGGCCGGGGGCAACTCGCTCATCGCGGTCGCACTCATCAACAAGATCAACAAGGAGTTCCGGACCTCGCTCCCCTTGCAGGTCGTGTTCGAGTGCCCGACCATCGAGAAGCTCGCGCTCAAGGTCGATGGCGGAAAGGCCGAGCCGTCCTCGCGTCTGGTGCGGTTGCAGGGCGAGGGCACGAAGAAGCCCATCTATTGCTGGCCTGGCCTCGGCGGCTACACCATGAACCTGAGGCTGCTCGCCAGCAAGATGGGAGCGGACCGGCCTTTCTATGGAGTGCAGGCGCACGGCATCAACAAGGACGAGACGCCTTATTCCACCATCAAGGAGATGGCCGCGGAGGACGTCAAGCTCATCAAGCGGCTTCAGCCGGTGGGTCCCTACACGCTCTGGGGATACTCCTTCGGCGCGCGGGTGGCCTTCGAAACCGCCTATCAGCTCGAGCAGGCCGGTGAGCGGGTGGAGCACCTGTTCCTGATCGCTCCGGGGTCGCCCAAGGTCCGGACACAGGACGCGTCGATCCACGGCAACGAGCCCGCCTATACGAACAAGGCCTATGTGACGATCCTCTTCTCGGTGTTCGCGGGGAGCATCACGGATCCCGCGCTCGACGAGTGCTTG
- the adhP gene encoding alcohol dehydrogenase AdhP, translating into MNKTMKAAVVREFGKPLRIEEVEVPRPGRGDVLVKIHACGVCHTDLHAAEGDWPVKPSPPFIPGHEGVGHVVAVGEGVTHVKEGDRVGIPWLYSACGHCEHCLGGWETLCEQQKNTGYSVNGGFAEYALANANYVGHLPDKVSFADIAPVLCAGVTVYKGLKVTDTRPGDWVVISGIGGLGHMAVQYARAMGLNVAAVDVDEGKLQLARKLGATVTVNCREGDPAAYLKKEIGGAHGVLVTAVSPKAFEQALGMVRRGGTISLNGLPPGDFPLPIFNVVLNGITVRGSIVGTRLDLQESLEFAAQGKVKATVSTDKLENINDVFKRMHAGKIEGRVVLDLGA; encoded by the coding sequence ATGAACAAGACCATGAAGGCCGCGGTCGTCCGTGAGTTCGGCAAGCCGCTGCGAATCGAGGAAGTGGAGGTCCCACGTCCCGGGCGCGGCGACGTCCTGGTGAAGATCCACGCGTGCGGCGTCTGCCACACGGATCTCCATGCCGCCGAGGGCGACTGGCCAGTCAAGCCGAGTCCGCCGTTCATCCCCGGCCACGAGGGGGTCGGCCACGTGGTGGCGGTCGGCGAGGGCGTCACCCACGTGAAGGAAGGCGACCGGGTTGGCATCCCCTGGCTGTACTCGGCCTGTGGCCACTGCGAGCACTGTCTGGGGGGCTGGGAAACCCTGTGCGAGCAGCAGAAGAACACCGGCTACTCGGTCAACGGCGGCTTCGCCGAGTACGCGCTGGCCAATGCCAACTACGTCGGGCACCTGCCGGACAAGGTGAGCTTCGCCGACATCGCGCCCGTGCTGTGCGCCGGCGTGACCGTCTACAAGGGCCTCAAGGTCACCGATACCCGGCCCGGGGACTGGGTGGTGATCTCCGGCATTGGCGGGCTCGGCCACATGGCGGTGCAGTACGCGCGGGCCATGGGGCTGAACGTGGCCGCGGTGGACGTGGACGAGGGCAAGCTGCAACTGGCCAGGAAGCTCGGCGCCACCGTCACCGTCAACTGCCGCGAGGGCGACCCGGCGGCCTACCTCAAGAAGGAGATCGGCGGCGCCCACGGCGTCCTGGTCACCGCGGTGTCGCCGAAGGCCTTCGAGCAGGCGCTCGGCATGGTGCGCCGCGGCGGCACGATTTCGCTCAATGGTCTGCCTCCGGGTGACTTCCCGCTGCCCATCTTCAACGTGGTGCTCAACGGCATCACCGTGCGCGGCTCGATCGTCGGCACCCGCCTGGACCTGCAGGAGTCGCTGGAGTTCGCCGCCCAGGGCAAGGTGAAGGCGACCGTGTCCACCGACAAGCTGGAGAACATCAACGACGTGTTCAAGCGCATGCACGCCGGAAAGATCGAGGGCCGCGTGGTCCTGGACCTGGGCGCATGA